The Acidobacteriota bacterium genome has a segment encoding these proteins:
- a CDS encoding ectonucleotide pyrophosphatase/phosphodiesterase, translating to MFRRRVSRPLAAILATLAIAAASGCAASTGTRLETRHEGASWPSTVILVSLDGFRWDYQDRVATPTLDRLAAGGVRARGLVPVFPTKTFPNHYSLVTGLHPGTHGIVANNIHDARRDRWFSLSNRNAVGDAAWWGGEPIWVALERAGRPTAPLFWPGSEAAIGGLRPRYWQAYDGALSNEARGDRLLGWLDRPSADRPVFLTLYMSDVDDAGHRHGPDSPEVEAAVARVDAALGHFVEGLERRDLLGRVNVIVVSDHGMAATPRERAILLDDYVDLDTVSVVDWTPVLSLRSKIGHDEELYAALKDKHPHLAVYRDRDLPERFRLRPGPRVTPIVGLADEGWTITTRARATDSTRRWGEGNHGFDNELESMRGIFIAHGPAFKQGQRVGVVRAIDLYALMADVLEVTPAAHEGSLEATIAVRRAAR from the coding sequence ATGTTCCGCCGTCGGGTGAGCCGCCCGCTCGCCGCGATCCTCGCCACGCTCGCCATCGCCGCCGCATCGGGATGCGCCGCGTCCACAGGGACCCGCCTCGAGACGCGCCACGAAGGCGCCTCGTGGCCTTCGACGGTGATCCTCGTCTCGCTCGACGGTTTCCGCTGGGACTACCAGGACCGCGTGGCCACGCCCACGCTCGACCGGCTCGCGGCGGGTGGCGTTCGGGCGCGCGGCCTGGTGCCCGTGTTCCCGACGAAGACGTTTCCGAACCATTACTCGCTGGTCACGGGCCTCCACCCGGGCACCCACGGCATCGTCGCCAACAACATCCACGACGCCCGGCGCGATCGGTGGTTCAGCCTGTCGAACCGCAACGCGGTCGGCGATGCCGCCTGGTGGGGCGGCGAACCCATCTGGGTCGCGCTCGAGCGGGCCGGGCGACCCACGGCTCCGCTCTTCTGGCCGGGGTCGGAAGCGGCTATCGGCGGGCTGCGGCCCCGGTACTGGCAGGCGTACGACGGCGCGTTGAGCAACGAGGCGCGAGGCGACCGCCTGCTCGGCTGGCTCGACCGGCCTTCGGCCGACCGGCCGGTGTTCCTCACGCTCTACATGAGCGACGTCGACGACGCCGGACATCGACACGGCCCGGACTCACCGGAGGTGGAGGCGGCGGTCGCGCGGGTCGATGCGGCGCTTGGTCACTTCGTCGAGGGCCTCGAGCGGCGCGATCTGCTGGGGCGCGTGAACGTCATCGTCGTGTCGGACCATGGCATGGCGGCGACGCCCCGCGAACGCGCGATCCTGCTCGACGACTACGTGGACCTCGACACCGTCTCGGTCGTCGACTGGACCCCGGTCCTGTCGCTGCGGTCGAAGATCGGGCACGACGAGGAGCTCTACGCGGCGCTGAAGGACAAGCATCCACACCTTGCGGTCTATCGCGACCGCGACCTCCCCGAGCGCTTCCGCCTGCGTCCCGGGCCGCGGGTCACCCCGATCGTCGGCCTCGCCGACGAGGGCTGGACGATCACGACGCGTGCGCGCGCGACGGACTCGACGCGGCGCTGGGGGGAGGGCAACCACGGCTTCGACAACGAGCTCGAGTCGATGCGGGGGATCTTCATCGCGCACGGGCCTGCCTTCAAGCAGGGCCAGCGGGTGGGCGTCGTCAGGGCCATCGATCTCTACGCGCTGATGGCGGACGTGCTCGAGGTGACGCCTGCGGCGCACGAGGGGTCGCTCGAGGCCACGATCGCCGTGCGGCGCGCCGCGCGCTGA
- a CDS encoding DUF3014 domain-containing protein yields the protein MTRLDEIQIARDPEPPVEPASPPGQRWIWALGLLAFVAVLAATWYWWPRGEAEAPPPEAARTEPETAATPALPLGSPGDAIDVPPLDETDPLVRDLLGRLSSSPALVAWLATDGLVRTFVVAVDNVATGASPAQHLRVLRPGEPFRAETRTGRLVASDATSRRYDRLADAFVSLDPDGLARVYGTLKPRFDEAYRELGHPDGRFDAAVERAIVRLLQTPVPQGDPVLVEAVESYRYADARLEALTPAQKQLLRLGPNNQRRVHEHLRVVAQALGLDASRLP from the coding sequence GTGACCCGACTCGACGAGATCCAGATCGCCAGAGACCCCGAGCCGCCGGTCGAGCCCGCGTCGCCACCAGGCCAGCGGTGGATCTGGGCCCTCGGTCTCCTCGCCTTCGTGGCGGTGCTCGCCGCGACGTGGTACTGGTGGCCGCGAGGCGAGGCCGAAGCGCCTCCCCCGGAGGCCGCCCGGACGGAGCCCGAGACGGCTGCGACCCCGGCGCTGCCGCTCGGTTCGCCGGGCGATGCGATCGATGTCCCGCCGCTCGACGAGACCGACCCGCTCGTCCGCGACCTGCTCGGCCGTCTTTCCTCGAGCCCGGCGCTCGTGGCGTGGCTCGCGACCGATGGGCTCGTCCGCACGTTCGTGGTCGCCGTCGACAACGTCGCAACGGGGGCCTCGCCCGCGCAGCACCTCAGAGTCCTCCGGCCCGGCGAGCCGTTTCGCGCCGAGACGCGGACGGGCCGGCTCGTGGCGAGCGACGCGACCAGCCGTCGGTACGACCGGCTGGCCGATGCCTTCGTGTCGCTCGATCCCGATGGCCTCGCGCGCGTCTACGGCACGCTCAAGCCGCGCTTCGACGAAGCGTACCGCGAGCTTGGCCATCCCGACGGCCGCTTCGATGCCGCGGTCGAACGCGCCATCGTGCGGCTGCTGCAGACACCGGTGCCACAGGGCGATCCGGTGCTCGTCGAGGCCGTCGAATCGTATCGGTACGCCGATGCCCGCCTCGAGGCGCTGACACCTGCGCAGAAGCAGCTCTTGCGTCTCGGGCCGAACAACCAGCGGCGCGTGCACGAGCATCTCCGCGTCGTCGCGCAGGCGCTTGGCCTCGACGCGTCGCGGCTGCCCTGA
- a CDS encoding glycosyl hydrolase, whose protein sequence is MPTERRLPSWRLPSLALAAALLVTLASPAPGRAQPRPQAPPRVEAAPPYDVGLLDALRYRNIGPAITGGRMVEFAVVEADPKIIYAATASGGAFKTVNGGVTWQPVFDRETSVSIGAMALSQKNPNIVWIGTGEANQVRSSSWGDGVYKSEDGGRTWQHMGLEKSQHVGRVLIHPDDPDTVYIAALGALWGSNEERGLYKTIDGGRTWEKILFISKYTGVVDVVMDPRDPDVLYAAAFQRERRYYSFLGGGPEGGVFKSTDAGRTWRPLTNGLARGPVGRIGLAVCRSQPDRLYAAIVGPDGGIFLSNDRGASWEKRTDRISTHWFYGQIECDPKNPNRVFVPMTRHYVSEDAGRTFRDDFARGGVHADHHTIWINPHDPTHMLLGTDGGIYITRDDGATWDFQDHLSITQFYTVAVDMQEPFYYVYGGTQDNSTWGGPSGTRNTDGIVNADWYLVVGGDGFYAQIDPTDATVVYGESQYGNLSRFDTRTGERRFIQPQSPDGEKYRWNWSAPLLISPHDHRTLYFGANYLFKSTDRGDTWTRISPDLSRQIDEWALPLQDKVQPDDAIDLHASTADFGNITSVSESALRAGLLAVGTDDGLVHVSRDDGQTWLKSETFPGVPEQTRVSRVVLSRFNEGTVYASFDGHQDNDFRPFVLKSTDHGRTWTSITSNLPSHGSVHVVAEHPRKAGLLFVGTEFGLFFSIDDGRHWMELKNNLPTVAVHDLVVHPRDNDLVLGTHGRGFWILDDIGVLEGLTSEVVASGSHLFPVRRAWQFNRFNRGRGATGQQRFIAPNPPDGSIVTYFATEGERVELDVLDASGGVVRRLVAGTPASRTGVFRTSWDLRYAPPLEQPGRGDDEEGFFAGPRGAFVLPGDYHVRLRVGGKEHRQTVSVLADPLVPLTDQDRRLWHDTLVALAGMHRTARAALSIVERTATDLRTIRDTLSAHPGAEALLKEHQAVAAEVQAITRLLRGTPPRGVALTPGPPALAQRIQQLYGAVNASTGTPTSDQAYWTRRSHEQLTEVVTRVNRLIGETLPALHRQLDQQHITWTSGRPLALAPLALPRLP, encoded by the coding sequence ATGCCGACCGAACGACGGCTGCCGTCCTGGCGCCTCCCGAGCCTCGCGCTCGCTGCCGCGCTGCTCGTCACGCTCGCCAGCCCGGCCCCGGGTCGGGCCCAGCCTCGCCCCCAGGCCCCACCCCGCGTCGAGGCGGCGCCCCCCTACGACGTCGGCCTGCTCGACGCGCTGCGGTATCGCAACATCGGTCCGGCCATCACGGGCGGCCGCATGGTCGAGTTCGCCGTCGTCGAGGCCGACCCGAAGATCATCTACGCGGCGACGGCCTCGGGCGGGGCGTTCAAGACGGTGAACGGCGGCGTGACGTGGCAGCCGGTGTTCGACCGTGAGACGTCGGTCTCGATCGGCGCGATGGCGCTCTCCCAGAAGAACCCGAACATCGTCTGGATCGGCACGGGCGAGGCGAATCAGGTGCGCAGCTCGTCGTGGGGCGACGGCGTCTACAAGTCGGAGGACGGCGGCCGCACGTGGCAGCACATGGGGCTCGAGAAGTCGCAGCACGTCGGCCGCGTGCTCATCCACCCCGACGACCCGGACACCGTGTACATCGCCGCACTCGGCGCCCTCTGGGGCTCGAACGAGGAGCGCGGGCTCTACAAGACGATCGACGGCGGACGGACCTGGGAGAAGATCCTGTTCATCAGCAAGTACACGGGCGTGGTCGACGTGGTGATGGACCCGCGCGATCCCGACGTGCTCTACGCGGCCGCGTTCCAGCGCGAGCGGCGCTACTACAGCTTCCTCGGGGGCGGGCCCGAAGGGGGCGTCTTCAAGTCGACCGACGCGGGCCGCACGTGGCGGCCCCTCACGAACGGGCTCGCCCGGGGTCCGGTCGGACGCATCGGCCTGGCGGTGTGCCGCAGTCAGCCCGACCGGCTCTACGCGGCCATCGTCGGTCCCGACGGCGGCATCTTCCTGTCGAACGACCGCGGCGCGAGCTGGGAGAAGCGGACCGACCGCATCTCGACGCACTGGTTCTACGGCCAGATCGAGTGCGACCCGAAGAACCCGAACCGCGTGTTCGTGCCGATGACGCGGCATTACGTCTCGGAGGACGCCGGGCGCACCTTCCGCGACGACTTCGCGCGCGGGGGCGTGCACGCCGACCACCACACGATCTGGATCAACCCGCACGACCCGACTCACATGCTGCTCGGCACGGACGGGGGCATCTACATCACGCGCGACGACGGCGCGACGTGGGACTTCCAGGACCACCTGTCGATCACGCAGTTCTACACGGTGGCCGTCGACATGCAGGAGCCCTTCTACTACGTCTACGGCGGCACGCAGGACAACAGCACCTGGGGTGGTCCGAGCGGCACGCGCAACACCGACGGGATCGTGAACGCCGACTGGTACCTCGTGGTGGGTGGCGACGGCTTCTACGCGCAGATCGATCCGACCGACGCCACGGTGGTGTACGGCGAATCGCAGTACGGCAACCTCTCGCGCTTCGACACGCGGACCGGGGAGCGGCGGTTCATCCAGCCGCAGTCGCCCGACGGCGAGAAGTACCGCTGGAACTGGAGCGCGCCGCTCCTCATCTCGCCGCACGATCACCGGACGCTCTACTTCGGCGCGAACTATCTCTTCAAGAGCACGGACCGCGGCGACACCTGGACGCGCATCAGCCCCGACCTGTCGCGCCAGATCGACGAGTGGGCGCTGCCGCTCCAGGACAAGGTGCAGCCCGACGACGCCATCGACCTGCACGCGAGCACGGCCGACTTCGGCAACATCACGTCGGTCAGCGAGTCGGCGCTCCGGGCGGGCCTGCTCGCCGTCGGCACCGACGACGGGCTCGTGCACGTCTCGCGTGACGACGGGCAGACGTGGCTGAAGAGCGAGACGTTCCCCGGCGTGCCCGAGCAGACCCGCGTCAGCCGCGTGGTGCTCTCGCGCTTCAACGAGGGCACGGTCTACGCCTCGTTCGACGGGCACCAGGACAACGACTTCCGCCCGTTCGTGCTGAAGAGCACCGACCACGGCCGCACGTGGACCTCGATCACCTCGAACCTGCCCTCGCACGGGTCGGTGCACGTGGTGGCCGAACACCCGCGCAAGGCGGGCCTGCTCTTCGTCGGCACCGAGTTCGGCCTCTTCTTCTCAATCGACGACGGCCGTCACTGGATGGAGCTGAAGAACAACCTGCCCACCGTCGCCGTGCACGATCTCGTCGTGCACCCGCGCGACAACGACCTCGTGCTCGGCACGCACGGGCGAGGGTTCTGGATCCTCGACGACATCGGCGTGCTCGAGGGCCTCACGTCAGAGGTCGTCGCCTCGGGATCGCACCTCTTCCCGGTACGGCGCGCCTGGCAGTTCAACCGCTTCAACCGAGGGCGCGGGGCCACGGGCCAGCAGCGGTTCATCGCGCCGAACCCGCCCGACGGCTCGATCGTCACGTACTTCGCCACCGAGGGCGAGCGCGTCGAGCTCGACGTGCTCGACGCCTCGGGCGGCGTGGTCCGGCGGCTCGTCGCGGGCACACCGGCGTCGCGAACCGGTGTCTTCCGCACGTCGTGGGACCTGCGTTACGCACCACCGCTCGAGCAGCCGGGTCGCGGCGATGACGAGGAGGGGTTCTTCGCAGGCCCGCGTGGCGCCTTCGTGCTGCCGGGTGACTACCACGTGCGCCTGCGCGTTGGCGGCAAGGAGCACCGCCAGACGGTCAGCGTGCTCGCCGACCCGCTCGTCCCCTTGACCGACCAGGATCGGCGGCTCTGGCACGACACGCTGGTCGCGCTCGCCGGCATGCACCGAACCGCGCGAGCGGCACTGTCGATCGTCGAGCGGACCGCAACCGATCTGCGCACGATCCGCGACACGCTGTCGGCGCACCCCGGCGCCGAAGCGCTGCTCAAGGAGCACCAGGCGGTCGCCGCCGAGGTCCAGGCGATCACGCGGCTGCTCCGGGGCACGCCGCCGCGAGGCGTCGCGCTGACGCCGGGTCCGCCAGCGCTGGCCCAGCGCATCCAGCAGCTCTACGGCGCCGTCAACGCCTCGACGGGCACCCCGACCTCCGACCAGGCTTACTGGACGCGGCGGAGCCACGAGCAACTGACCGAGGTCGTCACCCGGGTCAACCGTCTGATCGGCGAGACGCTGCCGGCACTGCATCGCCAACTCGACCAGCAGCACATCACGTGGACCAGCGGGCGGCCGCTGGCGCTGGCGCCGCTCGCACTGCCGCGTCTGCCATGA
- the mnhG gene encoding monovalent cation/H(+) antiporter subunit G codes for MAALQHVASVGLMVAGAVLLLIAAIGIVRLPDLFLRMSATSKASSLGAGCMFLAVAVAAGNVSITARAMAGLMFLVLTTPVASHMIGRAAYLSGVPLWKGTHCDDLKGRYDLADHTLKGRPD; via the coding sequence ATGGCCGCCCTCCAGCATGTCGCGAGCGTTGGTCTCATGGTCGCCGGTGCGGTGCTGCTGCTGATCGCGGCCATCGGCATCGTCCGCCTGCCCGACCTGTTCCTCCGCATGTCGGCGACGTCGAAGGCGTCGTCGCTCGGCGCCGGGTGCATGTTCCTCGCGGTGGCCGTGGCCGCCGGCAACGTGTCGATCACGGCGCGTGCGATGGCCGGCCTGATGTTCCTCGTGCTCACGACGCCCGTCGCCTCGCACATGATCGGCCGGGCCGCCTATCTCTCGGGTGTGCCCCTGTGGAAGGGCACCCACTGCGACGACCTGAAGGGCCGTTACGACCTCGCCGACCACACGCTGAAGGGCCGGCCCGACTGA
- a CDS encoding cation:proton antiporter codes for MSVETVALYWIIPLLTICAAVTCVRLLVGPSLPDRVVAFDLLSAVGIAIIVAYAIATGKYFYVDVAIAVALVSFLGTVAFARYIERSL; via the coding sequence GTGAGTGTCGAGACCGTCGCGCTCTACTGGATCATCCCGCTGCTGACGATCTGCGCCGCCGTGACGTGCGTGCGTCTGCTCGTCGGCCCGTCGCTGCCCGACCGCGTCGTGGCCTTCGACCTCCTGAGCGCCGTCGGCATCGCCATCATCGTCGCCTACGCCATCGCCACGGGGAAGTACTTCTACGTCGACGTCGCAATCGCCGTGGCGCTCGTCAGCTTCCTCGGCACCGTGGCGTTCGCGCGCTACATCGAGCGGAGCCTCTGA
- a CDS encoding Na+/H+ antiporter subunit E: MLLMNILLALAWVALTGQLGWFNLAFGFALGYAILYFGARGNGGGSYFRRITRAARFSAYVAWQLVLANVKVARTVLFTPVHRLRPGIVAVPLDIESDAEITMLANLITLTPGTLSLDVSDDRRVLYVHSIEVDDPAAFRDETKTGFERAVEEVFK; encoded by the coding sequence ATGCTGCTGATGAACATCCTCCTGGCGCTCGCCTGGGTGGCGCTGACGGGCCAGTTGGGCTGGTTCAACCTCGCGTTCGGCTTCGCGCTGGGCTACGCGATCCTGTACTTCGGCGCGCGGGGCAACGGCGGCGGCAGCTACTTCCGACGCATCACGCGGGCCGCGCGCTTCAGCGCCTACGTCGCATGGCAGCTCGTACTGGCCAACGTGAAGGTCGCCCGGACCGTGCTCTTCACCCCGGTGCACCGCCTCAGGCCCGGCATCGTGGCCGTTCCCCTCGACATCGAATCCGACGCCGAGATCACGATGCTGGCGAACCTGATCACCCTCACCCCGGGCACGCTCAGCCTCGATGTCTCCGACGACCGGCGGGTGCTCTACGTGCACTCGATCGAGGTCGACGACCCCGCCGCGTTCCGCGACGAGACCAAGACGGGCTTCGAGCGCGCCGTCGAGGAGGTCTTCAAGTGA
- a CDS encoding Na+/H+ antiporter subunit D produces the protein MKVLLILPILIPLFTAVLALAVRRRAWQRGVSLAGAVALFATSLGLLASVWRHGILAMQSGNWPAPFGITLVADVFGALMVVLAGLMGLAVIVYSLATVDEARERYAYHPLYHVMLMGVCGAFLTGDLFNLYVWFEVLLISSFVLMALGGERAQLEGSIKYVTLNLLSSSLFLAAVGILYGVAGTLNMADLSVSLSQPANPGLVLTLAMLFLVAFGIKAAMFPLFAWLPASYHTPPVAVSAIFAGLLTKVGVYALIRVFTLIFTQDVAFTHGLILAVAGLTMITGVLGAAAQNEFRRILSFHIVSQIGYMLMGLGLFTKLALAGSVFYIAHHIVVKTNLFLVSGIAERLKGSFELKRLGGLYHEQPLLGLLFLIPALSLAGIPPLSGFWAKLLLVRSGLDVEGYVIVTVALAVSLLTLFSMTKIWAEAFWKPAPEGSLGAGLTPAGWRRTLGPVAALALVTVAIGSFAEPVLALAMRAAEQLLDPTEYVRAVFGVRG, from the coding sequence ATGAAGGTGCTGCTGATCCTTCCGATTCTGATACCGCTCTTCACGGCGGTGCTGGCCCTGGCGGTCAGACGACGCGCCTGGCAGCGCGGCGTCAGCCTCGCGGGCGCGGTGGCCCTGTTTGCGACGTCGCTCGGCCTGCTCGCAAGCGTGTGGCGCCACGGAATCCTCGCCATGCAGAGTGGCAACTGGCCGGCGCCGTTCGGCATCACGCTGGTCGCGGACGTCTTCGGCGCGCTGATGGTCGTTCTGGCTGGCCTGATGGGCCTTGCCGTGATCGTCTACTCGCTCGCGACCGTCGACGAGGCCCGCGAGCGGTACGCCTATCACCCGCTGTACCACGTGATGCTGATGGGCGTCTGCGGCGCCTTCCTCACGGGCGACCTCTTCAACCTGTACGTGTGGTTCGAGGTCCTGCTGATCTCGTCGTTCGTGCTGATGGCACTCGGCGGCGAGCGCGCCCAGCTCGAGGGCTCGATCAAGTACGTCACGCTCAACCTGCTCTCCTCGTCGCTGTTCCTCGCGGCCGTGGGGATCCTGTACGGCGTTGCGGGCACGTTGAACATGGCCGACCTCTCGGTGTCGCTCAGCCAGCCGGCGAACCCGGGCCTCGTGCTGACCCTGGCGATGCTGTTCCTCGTGGCCTTCGGCATCAAGGCCGCGATGTTCCCCCTCTTCGCGTGGCTGCCGGCCTCGTACCACACGCCGCCGGTGGCGGTCTCGGCGATCTTCGCGGGGCTGCTGACGAAGGTCGGCGTCTACGCCCTCATCAGGGTCTTCACGCTGATCTTCACGCAGGACGTCGCGTTCACCCACGGCCTCATCCTCGCCGTCGCCGGCCTGACGATGATCACCGGCGTGCTCGGCGCGGCGGCGCAGAACGAGTTCCGCCGCATCCTGTCGTTCCACATCGTCAGCCAGATCGGCTACATGCTGATGGGGCTCGGACTCTTCACGAAGCTGGCCCTCGCCGGCTCGGTCTTCTACATCGCGCACCACATCGTCGTGAAGACGAACCTGTTCCTGGTGAGCGGCATCGCCGAGCGGCTGAAGGGCAGCTTCGAGCTGAAACGGCTCGGCGGCCTGTACCACGAGCAGCCGCTGCTCGGGCTGCTCTTCCTGATTCCCGCGCTCTCGCTGGCCGGTATCCCACCCCTCTCCGGCTTCTGGGCGAAGCTGCTGCTCGTGCGGTCGGGGCTCGACGTCGAGGGATACGTCATTGTCACCGTCGCGCTGGCCGTGAGCCTGCTGACGCTCTTCTCGATGACGAAGATCTGGGCCGAGGCCTTCTGGAAGCCGGCGCCCGAGGGGAGCCTCGGGGCGGGCCTGACGCCCGCGGGGTGGCGCCGGACGCTCGGCCCCGTGGCGGCCCTCGCGCTCGTCACGGTGGCCATCGGCTCGTTCGCCGAGCCGGTGCTCGCGCTGGCCATGCGCGCGGCCGAGCAACTGCTCGACCCGACCGAGTACGTGCGCGCGGTGTTCGGTGTGCGGGGCTGA
- a CDS encoding Na+/H+ antiporter subunit C, with amino-acid sequence MHTLLALVVGAFYAAGIYMLMRRSIVKVILGLVLLGHAANLLIFSAGRLTRVQAPLVPFGAEAPTPPFADPLPQALILTAIVIGFGVQVFALVLFRRAYQTVGVDDIDQLKATDTDA; translated from the coding sequence GTGCACACGCTGCTCGCCCTCGTCGTCGGGGCGTTCTACGCCGCGGGCATCTACATGCTGATGCGGCGGAGCATCGTGAAGGTCATTCTCGGCCTCGTGCTGCTCGGCCACGCCGCGAACCTGCTGATCTTCTCGGCGGGACGCCTCACGCGCGTGCAGGCGCCGCTCGTACCCTTCGGCGCCGAAGCGCCGACGCCGCCGTTTGCCGACCCGCTGCCCCAGGCGCTCATCCTCACGGCCATCGTCATCGGCTTCGGGGTGCAGGTCTTCGCGCTCGTCCTCTTCCGCCGCGCGTACCAGACGGTCGGCGTCGACGACATCGATCAGCTCAAGGCGACCGACACGGACGCGTGA
- a CDS encoding Na+/H+ antiporter subunit B, with protein MFSLILATATRAIMPVMLVFAVFILLRGHNEPGGGFVAGLVAATAFALYALANGVHQARRTLTVEPRALIAIGLGLAGLSGVMGLFRGQPFMTSQWYTPYLPVVGKIGTPLFFDMGVMIVVLGVTLTMLFALQEE; from the coding sequence ATGTTCTCGCTGATTCTCGCGACGGCGACGCGCGCCATCATGCCCGTGATGCTGGTCTTCGCGGTCTTCATCCTGCTGCGCGGGCACAACGAGCCGGGCGGCGGGTTCGTGGCCGGACTCGTCGCGGCGACCGCGTTCGCGCTCTACGCGCTCGCCAACGGCGTCCACCAGGCGCGCCGGACGCTGACGGTCGAGCCGCGCGCGCTCATCGCGATCGGCCTCGGCCTCGCCGGGCTGAGCGGCGTGATGGGCCTCTTTCGCGGTCAGCCGTTCATGACGAGCCAGTGGTACACGCCCTACCTGCCGGTCGTGGGCAAGATCGGGACGCCGCTCTTCTTCGACATGGGCGTGATGATCGTCGTGCTCGGCGTGACGCTCACCATGCTGTTCGCCCTGCAGGAGGAGTGA